The following DNA comes from Oscillospiraceae bacterium.
GGGGGTGCGCTTTCGCCGCTTTTTTGGGGGGGCGCTCCTGCGCAGCGCTTTTTCCGGCGTGTCAAACTATCTGCTGTCATCTTCATTCTGTATTTTTCCTGCAGAAAACACAAAAAGGCCCGCAGCCTGTTTTTTAGCCGCGAACCTTTTTGTGTTTTTCTCATTCTTCGTACAGTTCAATTTTCAGGCCGTCCGGGTCATATAGGAAAGCATACTGCTTGCCGGTGGCGCGGTCGAGCTTTGGTCCCTCTGTTTTGCAGCCGCCCGCCCGCATTGTCTTGAGCAGGCACGGCAGGTCCCGCACTAAAAAGGAAACATGCTCAAGCCCCGCGGGGGCCGGCTGGTCGGGCACGAAAAGCTCCAGCACATAGCGCCCGTTCAGGGCAAGCTCCAGCTTTTTTGCGTGCCGATTTTCCGAGTAAGAGGTGCGCATCACCTCCAGTCCCAGGCCCTTTGTGTAAAACGCCAGTGCGGCGGCCTCTTCTTTTGCGACCACGCACACATGGTGAAAGGCCGTAAGGCCAGAGTCGGCTCTGCGGTCCTGTTTTAAGTACGGAATGACTGCTGAAAGTGTCTCTGCGACCAAGTTGGCTTTCTCTGCGATCTGCGGGGCAGGCACGACCATGTCTGGCACGCAGATACACGCAGTGCCCGCGGCGTGCGCCGCCAAGACGCCCCACTCCGAGTCCTCCAGCACCAGCGCCTGCCGCGGGGGCGTGCCCGCTTTGCGGCAGGCGGTCAAAAAGATTTCGGGGTTGGGCTTGCCCGCCTTGATTTCGTCCCCGCACACGGAATCATCAAAGTACCCGCCAAGCCCTGTCATGGCAAGGATCCCGTTTACCCGCTGCCGGTCACTAGAGGTGGCCAGCACCGCTTTGTACCCTGCACTGCTAATATACGTCAAAAGTTCCAGCAGGCCGGGCTTTAGGGGGACGCCCTCGGTGAGAAAGCGCGTTTCCAGCAGGCCGAAA
Coding sequences within:
- a CDS encoding HAD-IA family hydrolase produces the protein MIKTIIFDMDGLMIDSERCTYEAYTKACGRRGYNMELSYYKTLIGHNMALIRRELPAHFGPAFPTDAVVAEVFGLLETRFLTEGVPLKPGLLELLTYISSAGYKAVLATSSDRQRVNGILAMTGLGGYFDDSVCGDEIKAGKPNPEIFLTACRKAGTPPRQALVLEDSEWGVLAAHAAGTACICVPDMVVPAPQIAEKANLVAETLSAVIPYLKQDRRADSGLTAFHHVCVVAKEEAAALAFYTKGLGLEVMRTSYSENRHAKKLELALNGRYVLELFVPDQPAPAGLEHVSFLVRDLPCLLKTMRAGGCKTEGPKLDRATGKQYAFLYDPDGLKIELYEE